The following are encoded together in the Pan troglodytes isolate AG18354 chromosome 6, NHGRI_mPanTro3-v2.0_pri, whole genome shotgun sequence genome:
- the LOC107966606 gene encoding uncharacterized protein LOC107966606, which produces MAPSKGRASMQEAASDRNGRGFAGACWNSCCGKQEERGLRVSVPLPQRPNPGFQPQAPLGSAGPRPPAPPGLALALSKDGADGLRRLTRPIRRAPPALLLAPQTAAERWRGKCDPRHGGGCALALQGWMLYPRESPSRESKELGGLWSFRADLDNRRQGFEEQWYPRPLRELWGRAGRRPEARRWEGGAPVPCRRLPLGAPELAPYRKLKVNGLRGAGLGDGETGGTGEGRGGRRRKRCCRTLSRDEG; this is translated from the exons ATGGCCCCATCCAAAGGACGTGCATCCATGCAAGAGGCTGCATCCGACAGGAATGGAAGAGGCTTCGCTGGGGCCTGCTGGAATTCTTGCTGTGGAAAGCAAGAGGAG CGGGGGCTGAGGGTGAGCGTCCCGCTTCCCCAAAGGCCTAACCCAGGGTTCCAGCCGCAGGCCCCACTGGGCAGTGCGGGGCCCCGCCCGCCCGCCCCTCCAGGCCTGGCACTCGCCCTCAGCAAAGATGGCGCGGACGGTCTCAGGCGCCTCACGCGACCCATCCGCCGGGCTCCTCCGGCGCTGCTCTTAGCCCCGCAGACGGCTGCCGAGCGGTGGAGGGGAAAGTGTGATCCGAGGCACGGCGGTGGCTGCGCGCTGGCGCTGCAGGGCTGGATGCTGTATCCCCGGGAGAGCCCGTCGCGGGAGTCCAAGGAGCTGGGCGGCCTCTGGAGCTTCCGCGCCGATTTGGACAATCGACGCCAGGGCTTCGAGGAGCAGTGGTACCCGCGGCCGCTGCGGGAGCTGTGGGGCAGGGCCGGGAGGCGCCCGGAAGCCCGGCGGTGGGAGGGGGGAGCCCCGGTTCCCTGCAGGCGCCTTCCCCTGGGCGCCCCGGAGCTGGCGCCCTACAGGAAGTTAAAGGTCAATGGGCTTAGGGGCGCAGGCTTGGGGGACGGGGAGACCGGGGGAACTGGGGAGGGCCGAGGCGGGAGAAGAAGGAAGCGCTGCTGCCGAACCCTCTCACGAGACGAAGGGTGA